CTGGCCGAAGGGACATGCCAGCAGTGCCAGGCGTCAGCGTGCATGGCACAAACAGAGCAGGCGAGTCTCAGGCTGCATCACAGCTTGGCGGAGCTCCgggaggaggaagcagagagggagaggagaatGAACACCACCTTACAAATGATCCTGCACAGCAGCCACGAGGAAAATGCCCGACTGAAGCACCTTGAGAAGGCAGTGCCATCAGCATCAGAGGGCAGAAGGAATGGAAACCATCCAACAGCGAGACCTAGAGTTTGGGCTTCAGCATGGATAAAGTGGTTCACATCTGGCCGGAGGGAGCAGGAAGTGAATTCCCCAATGGCCACTATGGAAAGCGCTCTGGTTGCTATAGCAACAGATCTGCAGAGGGTTCACCTGCAGATAACCAAAGTGATAGAGCAGGCAGGGACCCTGAGGAATGACAGAGGAGACACATGAACTGCCCAGAAgaaaaagttgaataaaagtTGGCAGGAATTTTGCACATACTATTTTTTGAAGCAATTTGTTTTTgaagatgtttttcttttttataagtgagcttactttgttttgttttttcaagtgGGATTTTACTCCAATGTATCGTAAAAATTGTGGGTTTGCTgcaatgaataaaaataaacctATTACACATCTATATCGCCCTCATGGAAATGTttcctccctgtccacagcaACCGGCTAAATTTTCACAGTGTATTTGCCTACACTTTCATTTGCCCCAGTCACTGTATGAGCTTTATCCTGTCCAGCACGTGCCAGAGTTTACACCACTGTGGTGGTGTCTGCTAATATCCACAGCCGCAAGAAGGTGTGTCGGAGGTTTTGGTTTTGTGTGTAATTCTGGGAAGGCCTATCCCACTCATTAGCTGCTTTAAGAGTGTCTAAATGCAAAGAGGCCACGATGCTTGCCACCTTTATGATGTGCGAAACCGTGCCAGAATTATATTACAGTGCCGCCCGTCCCTCCACCAGccaaacacactcacacgcacatGCATGCATGCAGGCTTGTTATTGAAAACTCCAAAATGTGGCTTGTGTTGTGGTACTTTCCGTATACAATGCTTATGTGAGGGGGTTTTTTTGTCTCAATTCCTCCTCTTCTAAATTCATTTTCATACCATTATTTTGAGGAATAAAACTTGAGAAAGATGAAGGAGACAGTGACGGTGAGGATTCAAACTAAAATAAGGTATAAATGGAGTCAATATATCTACTATATCACAGACAGACTCCACTACAAGTATTATCAACTAAATCATCCAAAAGTAAAGGTACTTACACTGCATAAATACCTCAATCAGCTATAAATATGATTAATTAATAAGCATTTTAAGTTGTTGGTCTTTGCAAGGGATCTTatttggaatttttttatgcatACAAGTatagtaaaaacaaaacataatacAAATACTTTGTGATTTCAAATCCTAATAAAGCACATcttgtaaaataaaagtaaaattcAAACATCTTACGATTATCTGTAAATAAAATGCTTGGTTATATGATCCACTGGGTAAAATGTGGCAGCAAAGGACAATTCAGTCGTATGAGAGTTGAATCACGCCAGCAGACTGACATCACAGAAACCTTTTCACTAATTTAATGGCTTACAACCACGGTAAAAATGTACACTTGTGCCCATTCCTGTTCATGCATGTCTGCATGAGCCACTCTTTAGAAGTCTACAGCAGGGTGGAGAACTGCAGGCAGCAGCAGATTTTCTgctggcttcttttttttctttttttttttgcccgaATGTCACTTCTAACTAAatgcagaggagcgaggaggaTTTCTATCAGGAACAGATTTTACGCCGCACTGGTTTCACTACGGTACCCGGcatgcatgcaaacacacactggtCTGTTCGAGTTGGTGGCACTTGACTTTCATTAAAAGTCTCCATCTGCGCGGTGTGCAGGGAGGACTCTGTGAACAGACGCCTTGGTGTGTGTTGCCTTttaacagagagacagacagagagaggaaagCAGGAGGCTAATGAAGGGGGAAATGGAAAATGAGAGACCCGGAAAAACAGGCCTTATGTGTCTGGTGGATAGCTACAAGACATAATGACTGTTCCGTACACACACAACAGTGTTTTTTAATCTGCCAGCAGGCCAGACTATACATAATAAACAGCCAGCGAGGCGTACTTTCTGCCCTTACTTCCTTTCCCTCTCTCCAATCccttttatcagtgttttgtcATCTGCCATCACTCTTCTTCCTCCCCTGATTCTTATCAGTATGCCAATTCCATCATCCTCTCTCGCTCTTCCTCCATTTATCttcctctgctttttttttgtgtgtcttgcTCCTCACTCGTGCCTCCcagcttttgtttttctctccctctcatcTGCAGAAAGAGACCAAAGAGATGGCATCAATCTCTGGCCGAACCTCATCTGGCTTCTAAAAGTGACTGATGTTCCACTCCGTTAAAACTGTGAACAGCATCCACACTAActcaaactcttttttttttttgtctgttttgttaGGAGGGGAGTTGGTTAGAAGTGGCTACAAAAATGCAATGAGTTCATCAGAGAAAATTTAATATCACATCACGGAGTCACTAAGACACAACACAATATTGGCACTTTCTCAAAAGCGAAAACGACAATACAAAATAGATAAAGCTCCAATAAACATTAAGCAGTCTCTTATGTACACTGGAACCGAGCACATGAAGGAGGAAGTGTGGGTGGCGAGAAGAGAGGCGGTGTCTATTTGATGGGTGAGTCCAGAATCTCCTCATACTCCTCCCTCTGGCGTCGCCCGCCACCTCGAGAGGGAAGCAGCTTCATCGCCACCAGCCAACCAACACTCAGCACGACCATCACATTCCCCACAACCTCAGGAGCAGTGGGGACCAAAGGCAGCACAGCCAGATACAGGAGCATGGCAACAGGTACCTCCAGGCTCTGAGAGGCAGAGACCAGAGCTGGGTGGAGTCGAGTGAGGGCGTGGGTCATTCCCAggaaggctgctgctgaacaggcaaCCACGCCAAGGACGAGGCCCCAGGCCGAGGCACTCATCGGCCAGGACCAGCCTTCTTGGAGCAGGGCCAGAGAAGCCGGAGCGAGCAAGCAGCCTGTCCAGCTCACTGTGAACAAGGCAGTGCCAACTCCCACCCTCTCCTTCAGGGAGCGATACCCGACCAACGCCAACGCCATCCACAACCCTGCGAGCGCTGAAAGAGACCATCCAAATGCACCCTTCCAAAATGCAACCGGGTCCGTTGGTGAATCTGAGTTGCTCTCATCTGCGGTGGGAAGTAACACAAGCCCCAAACCACACAGCCCTGCAGATATGGTGATCCCATCAACCAATCCCAATTTCTCCTCCAGGAGCAGGAAGGCAAGGGTTGCTGACAGGGCTGTGGTTGCCAGGCGCCAAGTTGTTGTACCGTTTCCGGGGGAGACAAAGGTTAAGGACGAGTAGGCGCAACAAAGGGAGAGGGAGTAGGCGATGCCATAACAGAGCAGACGTAGTCGATAGCCCTCTGGTCCGAAAGGGTTCTCCCCTCTGTGCAGTGGGACGGCCACAGACAGGAGCTGAACCATGGACCTCACCAAGAGCAGAAACAGGGGGCCGAGGCTGAAGCGTTCAGAGGCGATGCGGGTCAGAACAATCAAACAGCCATGTGCCAGGGCCGCACCGAGCAGCCCCACCCAGGTGAGCCGAGACGCAGACACAGACGCCTCACCAAAACTGGCCAGCTGATCCCCAACCCCCTTCCCGGATCCCTTTGCTGCTTTGGCTCCCCTGTCACtcgcctctcctcctccagtAGCTTGGAGTTTATGGGACGTTTccttgtctttggagccaaacaGCGTCATTGGCCACCTCTTGCTCTCTGTCAGACGTTTCCTGTCTGACGTCTCCTCCAGGAATGATCCAAACTCCTCAAAAGATGGAGCGTCATCATAGCCATCATCTCCAGGTTGGGGGAAGTGGGTGTGTACTCCAGGTTGGGGGGTGTAGGGCGTGTGCGtggcatatttggctgtgaCTGTGTGAGGGTGAATCTTGACTCTCTTCTTAGAGCCACCAAGGAGGTGAGTGGACTCCATTTTTAAAATCTCAGAGATGATGTTCACCTgcgagagaaaacagaggacTTTTAGCGTCACACGCAACTTTAATTTGAAACGAAGACTGTGAATCCTCTCGCCTCTCTCTGCGTCATGCCGTCTCTCTCTGGCTTGCTGCTTGATATCTCATATATCTTTAATATCCGACCGAGATAATAATAGCAGTGACTCACATGTTCCCATGTGTCTCTCTGGTTTGCCAGTAAATGTACGTAAGCTCTACACATCTGAACAATCGCcacttaaactgtttttttgtttttgtttctgtttgattAAACACATTAAATCCAAATAAGTTCAATTATACAGAACCAAAGTGCCCAATTTGTGCCTTTCTGTCTGCTCAGATAATGCAGCCTTCAAGGGGGCTTAGTGTCTGTTGGCAATGTCAGTTACATAAGCAACCACATTTGTCTCCTGCCTTTGTCCCTCCAGCAACTTTTCCTATAACCATCGACCCTTCATTGACTTCTCCCATCATATACGTCAAACCAGCTATACAAATTCAATGTACCTTCAAATCCACCTCCTTTTCCATTTTGGTTAAAGTCTCCCTCCAGTCCTCTTTAACATCTCTGTCTCTGTTTAACCTTTTCTCCTGAACGCTCAGAACATGATGCTCGACATAAAAACTGCTATCTAACTCTGCTGCAGAAAAATATGACCTCACAGATGTTATATGGCACATCCCCACTGCTGCATTTGAGGCTGTAAAACACTCAGAGGCCCACTGGTTTGTCTTTGAATGGTGAACATTTCTTCAGACTTCATGTTTTTTCATGCAAAAGCATAAAACATACCACACAATCATTACACTTACATAATAAAAATtgcaataattattattattattatcattagtgCATTTTATGAATAAAGAACAATACAAGCGTAGGTATCTTGACTTGATTCCTTTTTGCTAAAGCTAATCACTCCGTCTCAAGTAGCCCAGTTGACAAAGTTGGTCTCACAGCACCGTTTAAATGCATCACAGAAAAACACGGCAATACAAAGGTTATTGCAAGAGATACAAGAGCGatgtttctttctatttttccctTATTTGtcgttgttttcttttttgtcaggtgACAAATTGTCAGTGAGCAGGAGAATAACGGCAGCTTGTACGCTTGCAAGTTTTATGAAGCCATCCAGTGAGTAGAAATGTAGAAATGAACacattttcactttgttttCCACATTTTAGCAAACCTTTGAAATAGGTTATCTTTATAAGGACAAAAAGAAGCAACTTCAACAGATGACATTTCTTaaaagatatataaaaaaacacgATAGAAAGATAGATATAATATAATTATTCGCTCCTGTGTGTACCACAACTATCACAGGATAAAGCAGGTCTAAaaaatggatagatagatgggtgATAGTGTGGCTTGTTGATAAATCAACCAAATGGGAATATTTGTAGGCTGATCCAGCAAATGTAACATCaagcaaaacatttatttattaatcaATAGAAGGCTACTTCAGTACAGTCCTGCATATAATCCCATTATACAGTTTGAGTTCAGACCAAATTGCAGAACATCTTTAGCTGAGAAATGTATGTCCTCTGTTCATATCACACTAGCCCTAAAAAGACAACCTGACAGATAGCCATTATTTCTAAttttcacaagtttctttaCATCTTTACATCAGGCAGTCAGAAAGGATGGTTTGGCAGCttgctcctttttctccaaTCATCTGTGGTGCACAGCGGGGCAACTTAGTGAAATGGTGATCGCTCATGTGTTCTTTCATCGATGTGGAGAAGATTTCCACATATCAGCACTGAGAATAACTTAAAGGCTTGTTGTGTAGGAGCTGCAAGGTTGGTCTCTCTGGTTAAtgcaagtacacacacacacacaaaaaaactacTGTTTAATATAAAATAGGTTGTAATGCCTTTCTTTGAAAATGTGGTTATGGGGGAATCGTACTAAACACTCATCGACTAAATTCGAAATCATTTTAATTGTGGCCTTGTACTAAAATGGTGACAAAGGAATTTGATTTCAGCAAAATTATTAACAATGtaattcagtttttgttttttttttgttaaaaaccCAAAGGCAAGAGGTTGCCCTGATGAAATCTTTCGTTTTGTTTAAATGCTGATCAGCTGCTCGCTCTGTgaagacacacacagagaaaggaGAGATCGAAATGTTCCTGTTTGAATCTTCTCCTCGCTGACAGTTCACTGGATGATGCAGCTCTCCTCTGCAATGCTGCTGCTTCCATTGCTGCTTTACTCTAAAAAGCTTATCATTTTGCTCCTGACACGACCGTACAAGTGAGCTACGAGCCAGCAGCACACCTGCACGATGTGATAACAGCACCATAAGAAGCTTGGGTCTCCAGAATGTGCTCCTCTGATAAaatcagagagagagaaaataacagtaggaaacactATCCTGGTTTATTTGCATCTTCTCATATATCTCATTTGACAGATATCCTCCAGAGGCTTGTGGCTTTAAAAGGCAATATGATATGGACTATTAATAGGTCAGTAAATTTGTGGCTGGTGCTACTGTTAATATTAAATAGGCAGAGGGTGTTTTCCAGCTGTCACAGCTGACAGGTTGATTATGGCTGTTTAGGTGTGATTTAGGCTATGTCATAATAGAGGAGgacgtgtgcgtgtgttttctTTACGTCAGTCCTATGACATGTTATTTTCAAGGTTATGGTGTCTTGGTGTTGCGTGCCTGTGACGCCAGAGGGCTGaagcgcacacatacacacacacgcacacacttacCTACATACGCACAGCCACAGTGAAAAATAGAAGTTTTACACTAAATTTAGATCCAGCTTAATGGGCATCATGAAACACTGTCGCTATTCCTGTCCTTGCGCCACCAGCGCGTCTGGAACGCGAGTTCGATTCCCGCACCTGGCACATCGGGAGTTTTTGTTCTGTGTTCGCCATACAACGTGTGTGCTTATTATGTTGTAACGTACAATGACAGCCCGACCCATGACAAAATCCTGAATGGGGTGAAGCGCGCGCGCGCCCGCCCCCTCCGTTCACTCTGCGTGCGCTCGCGGATCGGCACAGGGAAGCTGATCAATGAACCCCGACTTCTATTAGATGGCGAGTGACCTATTGTAATTTCATGGCTGTAGCCTACACATGGTGTGCTGTAATCAGTGCACCACCAGGTGAGTTAGTCATACCTTACATCCATCGTCAATAAAACGCCTCCACTCACCTGCTGCGGCGCAAACCAGCGGAACACCGGGCTCAACTTCACTCGCGGTCAATCTCAGTCATTAACGGAGCACCTCCAACGCCCCATCACCTCTTCCTGGTCATTTGTTCCTCCGCTTCttgtccctctcttcctctttctcttgCGGTAGTCCTGATCGTCCTCAAGGGCACCGCGGCGCACCCCGTCACACCTCACTCTGCTCTGCGGGAGGGGGGTAAACGTGTGTTTTATGAGAGCTCGCTGCCCGCGTCCATCACTCCCTAAACACTGATACAGACACTCCGACTCATCCTgatgagggagagggagagaaagagacagaggagAGGGGGGGCAACGACCAATCATAGCGTCTGAGCATGCGTAGCATCCACTGTGCGTCTCACTCTGCGCGAGAATTAATGGGTCTCTCCTCACACCTTAATGAATTTTTATCAAGGGAAAAAAAGTCATGGTTGCTTCTGGAAAAGTTCGGGCAACCTTAGTCTTTGAACAGCAAGAGACTATTCCACTGTTCGATTTTAACTCCCAAATAACAGTGGAAGCAGGCAGCTGGATCACTCAGTCAGCCTTCCTCTGATGTCAGCTTCATTTCAGTTTATCTCAGAGGGCACTCACCAGGAAATGGCTCCAACCTATTGTTGAGTCAGAGAAAATAGAATGATAGAAAAGCCAAGGATTTCGAAATGTTCAATTATTTGGAtaatttattttgtagtatttggACATGTATATGGTCAATAAGCAAAACCTTCTAGAAGTCTTCTAGATGTCAGAATATGAAAACTCACATATCATTTAGCCTACAGAGATTTGTGCAAGTTACCCATGCCATGTGCATTTATGCACCCATCGGATACTTGAAGAGCTGTGTGTGCTAATTACAAACTCAAAAGAAGTTTGAACTTTGATCCATCAGACCACAGGACAATATCCCATTTCACCCCAAACCATCATCAGTGAGCTTGGGTTGTGGCAGAATTTCTGAATCTCATTTTGGTTTTCCATGTTCGAGTTTtaatctgcatttgtggatccagTGACGAACTGGACTGGACAGCTGAATTGTGTTAAGTCACATTGGTTTTCAGAAGTGTCCCTGAGCCCTTGCTGTGATTTCCACAACAGAATCGTGTGCGTTTGCTATCAAGTTGCTGTCAGTATCATAACCATGTAATATTTGTTTGAACCCTTTCACAAAGATCCTCCAGATTATCAGAATCCTTTAATATCGTGCACCATAAATATCAATATCCCTCTTTTTTTTGGGCACTTTCATATTAAATTATTTGAATTCTCCCAATTACATTATGAAATACTTTTTTATACGAAGATGGGTGTCTTTCCACACACTTCTTGTCATATCATGACGTCTAACACCTTTACATTTGCTGTATCTTTACTATGTGGGTTTTTAtcaatttatttatctatttattgtcATGATAGTTTCAATGAGCAATCTACATCTCAATACTAGTGATTCTGTAATGATGAAATCTGTAAGAagaaattcaataaaaaaaggaaGATTCTGGTGAACTCGGGCGAGTCTCTTTCCCCCTCACTTTGCCTCGCAAAACAATGCTCCACCTCACCTGCTCCCATCTGtctcctacctgactgtaactgTGTTGACGTTTTGCTGCCGTAACGCCCGTGTGCTGTGGACCGCCTTGGGCTGTGTTTACCTTTGACGAATGTGGCGGGGTAAACTGTTGTCAGTTCAGACTGTGGTGCTGTTTCATAAGATGCCTCCATCTGTCAGCTACGGGGGCTCACTCCTCCACTGGGACTCTCTGAG
This region of Odontesthes bonariensis isolate fOdoBon6 chromosome 17, fOdoBon6.hap1, whole genome shotgun sequence genomic DNA includes:
- the slc35g2a gene encoding solute carrier family 35 member G2a, coding for MESTHLLGGSKKRVKIHPHTVTAKYATHTPYTPQPGVHTHFPQPGDDGYDDAPSFEEFGSFLEETSDRKRLTESKRWPMTLFGSKDKETSHKLQATGGGEASDRGAKAAKGSGKGVGDQLASFGEASVSASRLTWVGLLGAALAHGCLIVLTRIASERFSLGPLFLLLVRSMVQLLSVAVPLHRGENPFGPEGYRLRLLCYGIAYSLSLCCAYSSLTFVSPGNGTTTWRLATTALSATLAFLLLEEKLGLVDGITISAGLCGLGLVLLPTADESNSDSPTDPVAFWKGAFGWSLSALAGLWMALALVGYRSLKERVGVGTALFTVSWTGCLLAPASLALLQEGWSWPMSASAWGLVLGVVACSAAAFLGMTHALTRLHPALVSASQSLEVPVAMLLYLAVLPLVPTAPEVVGNVMVVLSVGWLVAMKLLPSRGGGRRQREEYEEILDSPIK
- the LOC142366226 gene encoding uncharacterized protein LOC142366226 encodes the protein MHLNPTYPENNSHQSSIMHAFSIWRVLCVLGIVGSTLCVNEVQYEGNYADNYDNEISRDLQEGESQTTPCHADFSRWDKLFIALEDSHMRQNMLLESLEQCCGGMHSLRTQVDKLAEGTCQQCQASACMAQTEQASLRLHHSLAELREEEAERERRMNTTLQMILHSSHEENARLKHLEKAVPSASEGRRNGNHPTARPRVWASAWIKWFTSGRREQEVNSPMATMESALVAIATDLQRVHLQITKVIEQAGTLRNDRGDT